Proteins encoded within one genomic window of [Enterobacter] lignolyticus SCF1:
- the ppk1 gene encoding polyphosphate kinase 1 has translation MGQDKLYIEKELSWLSFNERVLQEAADKSNPLIERMRFLGIYSNNLDEFYKVRFAELKRRIIISEEQGITAHSRHLLGKIQARVLKADQEFDSLYNELLLEMARNQIFLINERQLSVNQQSWLRHYFKQYLRQHITPILINRETDLVQFLKDDYTYLAVEIIRGEEISYALLEIPSDKVPRFVNLPPETPRRRKPMILLDNILRYCLDDIFKGFFDYDALNAYSMKMTRDAEYDLVHEMESSLMELMSSSLKQRLTAEPVRFVYQRDMPDAMVEMLRKKLTISRYDSIVPGGRYHNFKDFIGFPNVGKANLVNKPLPRLRHLWFDKFRNGFDAIRERDVLLYYPYHTFEHVLELLRQASFDPSVLAIKINIYRVAKDSRIIDAMIHAAHNGKKVTVVVELQARFDEEANIHWAKRLTAAGVHVIFSAPGLKIHAKLFLISRKEGDEVVRYAHIGTGNFNEKTARIYTDYSLLTADARITNEVRRVFNFIENPYRPVNFDYLMVSPQNSRRLLYEMIDKEIANAQNGLPSGITLKLNNLVDKGLVDRLYAASSSGVPVNLLIRGMCSLIPQLEGISENINVISIVDRYLEHDRIYIFENGGEKTVWLSSADWMTRNIDYRIEVATPLLDPRLKQRILDIIDILFSDTVKARYVDKELSNRYVPRGNRRKVRAQLAIYDYIKSLEQPD, from the coding sequence ATGGGTCAGGATAAGCTTTATATCGAAAAAGAACTCAGCTGGTTGTCCTTTAACGAGCGCGTTCTCCAGGAAGCGGCGGATAAAAGCAACCCGTTGATAGAGCGCATGCGATTTTTGGGAATCTACTCCAATAACCTTGATGAATTCTATAAGGTACGATTTGCGGAACTGAAGCGACGTATCATCATCAGCGAAGAACAGGGCATTACCGCGCATTCCCGCCATTTATTGGGCAAAATTCAGGCCCGGGTGCTGAAGGCCGACCAGGAGTTTGACAGCCTGTATAACGAGCTGCTGCTGGAAATGGCGCGCAACCAGATCTTCCTGATCAACGAGCGGCAGCTGTCGGTCAACCAGCAGAGCTGGCTGCGCCACTACTTTAAGCAGTACCTGCGCCAGCATATCACCCCTATTCTTATCAACCGCGAAACCGATCTGGTGCAGTTCCTGAAAGATGACTACACCTATCTGGCGGTTGAAATTATCCGCGGCGAAGAGATTAGCTACGCGCTGCTGGAGATCCCGTCCGACAAGGTTCCGCGCTTCGTGAACCTGCCGCCGGAAACGCCGCGCCGCCGCAAGCCGATGATCTTGCTGGATAACATTCTGCGCTACTGCCTGGATGATATCTTTAAAGGCTTTTTTGACTACGACGCGCTCAACGCCTACTCGATGAAAATGACCCGTGACGCCGAATATGACCTGGTGCACGAGATGGAATCGAGCCTGATGGAGCTGATGTCGTCGAGCCTGAAACAGCGCCTGACCGCCGAGCCGGTGCGCTTCGTCTATCAGCGCGATATGCCGGACGCGATGGTCGAAATGCTGCGTAAAAAGCTGACCATTTCGCGCTACGACTCCATCGTTCCGGGCGGACGCTATCACAATTTCAAAGACTTTATCGGCTTCCCGAACGTCGGCAAAGCCAACCTGGTCAACAAGCCGCTGCCCAGACTGCGCCACCTCTGGTTCGACAAGTTCCGTAACGGCTTCGACGCCATTCGTGAACGTGATGTGTTGCTCTACTACCCTTACCACACCTTTGAGCACGTGCTGGAGCTGCTGCGTCAGGCCTCGTTTGACCCCAGCGTGCTGGCGATCAAAATCAACATCTACCGCGTGGCGAAAGACTCGCGCATTATCGACGCGATGATCCACGCCGCGCATAACGGCAAGAAAGTCACCGTGGTGGTGGAACTGCAGGCCCGCTTTGACGAAGAGGCCAACATCCACTGGGCCAAACGCCTGACGGCCGCCGGCGTCCACGTTATCTTCTCGGCGCCGGGGCTGAAAATTCACGCCAAGCTGTTCCTTATCTCCCGTAAAGAGGGTGATGAGGTGGTGCGCTACGCCCACATCGGCACCGGGAACTTCAACGAGAAAACGGCGCGTATTTACACCGACTACTCGCTGCTTACCGCCGATGCGCGTATCACCAACGAGGTGCGCCGGGTGTTTAACTTTATTGAGAACCCCTATCGTCCGGTGAATTTCGACTACCTGATGGTGTCGCCGCAGAACTCCCGTCGCCTGCTGTATGAGATGATCGACAAAGAGATCGCCAACGCGCAAAACGGGCTGCCGTCCGGTATTACGCTGAAGCTGAACAACCTCGTCGATAAAGGGCTGGTGGATCGTCTGTATGCCGCCTCCAGCTCCGGCGTGCCGGTCAACCTGCTGATCCGCGGCATGTGCTCGCTGATCCCGCAGCTGGAAGGTATCAGCGAAAATATTAACGTCATTAGCATCGTTGACCGCTACCTTGAGCACGACAGGATCTATATTTTTGAGAACGGCGGCGAGAAAACCGTCTGGCTGTCATCGGCAGACTGGATGACGCGCAACATCGATTATCGTATCGAAGTGGCGACGCCGCTGCTCGACCCGCGTCTGAAGCAGCGTATTCTGGACATTATCGACATTCTGTTCAGCGATACGGTGAAAGCGCGCTACGTCGACAAAGAACTGAGTAATCGTTATGTGCCCCGCGGCAACCGCCGCAAGGTGCGGGCGCAACTGGCGATTTACGACTACATCAAATCACTTGAGCAACCCGACTAA
- the purN gene encoding phosphoribosylglycinamide formyltransferase has translation MKNIVVLISGNGSNLQAVIDACNQQKINGTLRAVFSNRADAFGLERARDAGIPAHTLSASQFASREAFDRQLVQEIDAYAPDVVVLAGYMRILSPAFVAHYQGRLLNIHPSLLPKYPGLHTHRQVLENGDDEHGTSVHFVTDELDGGPVILQAKVPVFDGDDEAEIAARVQAQEHAIYPLVISWFVDGRLQMKNGQAWLDGDRLPAQGYAAEE, from the coding sequence ATGAAAAACATTGTGGTGCTGATTTCCGGCAACGGCAGTAATCTGCAGGCGGTTATTGACGCCTGCAACCAACAAAAAATCAATGGCACCCTGCGCGCCGTCTTCAGCAACAGGGCCGACGCGTTCGGCCTTGAGCGCGCGCGCGACGCCGGTATCCCGGCCCATACCCTTTCCGCCAGCCAGTTTGCCAGCCGCGAAGCGTTCGACCGGCAGTTGGTGCAGGAAATCGACGCCTACGCGCCGGATGTGGTGGTGCTTGCCGGCTACATGCGTATCTTAAGCCCGGCGTTTGTCGCGCACTATCAGGGCCGCCTGCTGAATATCCACCCTTCCCTGCTGCCCAAATATCCGGGGCTCCATACCCACCGCCAGGTGCTGGAAAACGGCGACGACGAGCATGGTACCTCGGTGCATTTCGTCACCGACGAACTGGACGGCGGCCCGGTTATTCTGCAGGCCAAAGTCCCGGTCTTCGACGGCGATGACGAAGCGGAAATCGCCGCCCGCGTTCAGGCGCAGGAGCACGCAATTTACCCGCTGGTCATCAGCTGGTTTGTCGACGGCCGCCTGCAGATGAAGAACGGTCAGGCCTGGCTTGACGGTGACCGGCTGCCCGCCCAGGGCTATGCCGCAGAAGAGTAA
- the purM gene encoding phosphoribosylformylglycinamidine cyclo-ligase, with translation MTDKTSLSYKDAGVDIDAGNALVDRIKGVVKKTRRPEVMGGLGGFGALCALPQKYREPVLVSGTDGVGTKLRLAMDLKRHDTIGIDLVAMCVNDLVVQGAEPLFFLDYYATGKLDVDTAASVIGGIAEGCLQSGCALVGGETAEMPGMYHGEDYDVAGFCVGVVEKSEIIDGSKVADGDVLVALASSGPHSNGYSLVRKIIDVSGCDPLTTELDGQPLADHLLAPTRIYVKSVLELIAQADVHAIAHLTGGGFWENIPRVLPDNTQAVIDESSWQWPSVFNWLQSAGNVSRHEMYRTFNCGVGMVIALPASEADNAINLLNEKGENAWKIGYIKASDSEQRVVIE, from the coding sequence GTGACCGACAAAACCTCTCTCAGCTATAAAGACGCCGGTGTTGATATTGACGCGGGTAACGCTCTGGTTGATCGCATCAAGGGCGTGGTGAAGAAAACCCGCCGTCCGGAAGTGATGGGTGGTCTGGGCGGATTCGGCGCCCTGTGCGCACTGCCGCAAAAATATCGCGAGCCGGTGCTGGTATCCGGCACTGACGGCGTCGGCACCAAGCTGCGTCTGGCAATGGATCTCAAACGTCACGACACCATCGGCATCGACCTGGTCGCTATGTGCGTGAACGACCTGGTCGTACAGGGCGCTGAGCCGCTGTTCTTCCTCGACTACTACGCGACGGGCAAGCTTGACGTTGATACGGCGGCAAGCGTTATCGGCGGCATCGCCGAAGGCTGCCTGCAGTCCGGCTGCGCGCTGGTGGGCGGTGAAACGGCGGAAATGCCGGGGATGTACCACGGCGAAGACTACGACGTTGCGGGCTTTTGCGTCGGCGTCGTGGAAAAATCAGAGATTATCGACGGTTCAAAAGTCGCTGACGGCGACGTGCTGGTGGCCCTGGCCTCCAGCGGCCCGCACTCCAACGGTTACTCCCTGGTGCGTAAAATCATCGACGTGAGCGGCTGCGACCCGCTGACGACCGAGCTCGACGGCCAACCGCTGGCCGACCACCTGCTGGCGCCGACCCGCATCTATGTGAAGTCGGTGCTTGAGCTGATTGCGCAGGCCGACGTTCACGCCATCGCCCACCTCACCGGCGGCGGCTTCTGGGAAAACATTCCACGCGTACTGCCGGACAACACCCAGGCGGTGATTGACGAGTCCTCCTGGCAGTGGCCGTCGGTCTTTAACTGGCTGCAGAGCGCAGGCAACGTCAGCCGCCATGAAATGTACCGTACCTTCAACTGCGGCGTCGGCATGGTCATCGCCCTGCCGGCCAGCGAAGCGGACAACGCCATTAACTTACTGAATGAAAAAGGTGAAAACGCGTGGAAAATTGGCTATATCAAAGCCTCTGATTCCGAACAGCGTGTGGTCATCGAATAA
- a CDS encoding 6-phospho-beta-glucosidase produces MSGFKEGFLWGGAVAAHQLEGGWQEGGKGASVADVMTAGAHGVPREITDGVLPGKNYPNHQAIDFYHRYKDDITLFAEMGFKCFRTSIAWTRIFPLGDERQPNEAGLKFYDDLFDECLKHGIEPVITLSHFEMPYHLVKEYGGWRNRQVIDFFVRFAKVVFARYQHKVKYWMTFNEINNQANFHEDFAPFTNSGIKYRPGEDREPVMFQAAHYELVASALAVKAAREINPTLRIGCMIAMCPIYPLTCAPDDMMMAMNAMHRRYWFTDVHVRGKYPQHLLNYFARRGFALDITAEDRAALAQGCVDYIGFSYYMSFATKATADNPQLDYDESKSLVTNPYVKQSDWGWQIDPVGLRYSLNWFWDHYQLPLFIVENGFGAIDVRESDGSVNDQYRIDYLSAHIREMKKAVVEDGVELMGYTPWGCIDLVSAGTGEMKKRYGFIYVDKDNEGQGTLARSRKKSFFWYQKVISSNGETL; encoded by the coding sequence ATGTCGGGATTCAAAGAAGGATTTCTGTGGGGCGGCGCGGTGGCGGCGCATCAGCTGGAAGGCGGCTGGCAGGAGGGCGGCAAAGGCGCAAGCGTCGCCGACGTGATGACCGCAGGCGCCCACGGCGTGCCGCGGGAGATTACCGACGGCGTGCTGCCGGGGAAAAACTACCCCAACCATCAGGCCATCGATTTTTATCATCGCTATAAAGACGACATTACGCTGTTTGCGGAAATGGGATTTAAATGCTTTCGCACCTCTATTGCCTGGACGCGTATTTTTCCGCTCGGCGATGAGCGGCAGCCGAACGAGGCCGGGCTGAAATTTTACGACGATCTGTTCGATGAGTGCCTGAAACATGGCATTGAGCCGGTGATTACGCTGTCGCATTTCGAGATGCCGTACCATCTGGTTAAAGAGTACGGCGGCTGGCGCAATCGTCAGGTTATCGACTTCTTTGTGCGCTTTGCGAAAGTGGTGTTCGCGCGCTACCAGCATAAAGTGAAGTACTGGATGACCTTCAACGAAATCAACAACCAGGCGAATTTCCATGAAGATTTCGCGCCGTTTACCAACTCCGGCATTAAGTACCGGCCAGGGGAAGATCGCGAACCGGTGATGTTCCAGGCCGCGCACTACGAGCTGGTGGCGAGCGCGCTGGCGGTGAAGGCGGCGCGGGAGATTAACCCGACGCTGCGGATCGGCTGCATGATAGCGATGTGTCCTATCTACCCGCTGACCTGCGCGCCGGACGATATGATGATGGCGATGAACGCCATGCATCGCCGCTACTGGTTTACCGATGTTCACGTGCGCGGTAAGTACCCGCAGCATCTGCTGAACTACTTTGCGCGCCGCGGCTTTGCGCTGGATATCACTGCAGAAGACCGCGCGGCGCTCGCCCAGGGCTGCGTCGACTACATCGGCTTTAGTTATTACATGTCGTTTGCCACCAAAGCCACAGCCGATAATCCGCAACTGGACTACGATGAATCGAAGAGCCTTGTCACCAACCCGTATGTGAAACAATCGGACTGGGGCTGGCAGATTGACCCGGTGGGCCTGCGCTACTCGCTGAACTGGTTCTGGGACCACTACCAGCTGCCGCTGTTTATTGTGGAAAACGGCTTTGGCGCGATCGACGTGCGGGAAAGCGACGGCAGCGTTAATGACCAGTACCGTATCGACTACCTCAGCGCGCATATCCGCGAAATGAAGAAGGCGGTGGTGGAAGACGGCGTCGAGCTGATGGGCTATACGCCGTGGGGCTGTATCGATCTGGTGTCGGCGGGCACCGGAGAGATGAAAAAGCGCTACGGCTTTATTTATGTCGATAAGGACAACGAAGGGCAGGGGACGCTTGCGCGAAGCCGCAAGAAGTCGTTCTTCTGGTACCAGAAGGTGATTAGCAGCAACGGCGAGACACTATAA
- the upp gene encoding uracil phosphoribosyltransferase has translation MKIVEVKHPLVKHKLGLMREHDISTKRFRELASEVGSLLTYEATADLATEKVTIEGWNGPVEVEQIKGKKITVVPILRAGLGMMEGVLEHVPSARISVVGIYRNEETLEPVPYFQKLVSNIDERMALVVDPMLATGGSMIATIDLLKNAGCHSIKVLVLVAAPEGLAALEKAHPDVELYTASIDKGLNEHGYIIPGLGDAGDKIFGTK, from the coding sequence ATGAAGATTGTGGAAGTGAAACACCCACTCGTCAAACACAAGCTGGGCCTGATGCGCGAGCACGACATCAGCACCAAACGCTTCCGTGAACTCGCCTCAGAGGTTGGTAGCCTGCTGACGTACGAAGCTACCGCCGATCTCGCTACCGAGAAAGTGACCATCGAAGGCTGGAACGGTCCGGTTGAAGTTGAGCAGATCAAAGGTAAGAAAATCACCGTGGTGCCTATCCTGCGCGCAGGTCTGGGCATGATGGAAGGCGTGCTGGAGCACGTGCCGAGCGCGCGTATCAGCGTCGTGGGTATTTATCGTAACGAAGAGACCCTGGAGCCGGTACCGTACTTCCAGAAACTGGTTTCTAACATCGACGAGCGTATGGCGCTGGTGGTTGACCCGATGCTGGCGACCGGCGGTTCAATGATCGCAACCATCGACCTGCTGAAAAATGCCGGCTGCCATAGCATTAAAGTGCTGGTGCTGGTGGCGGCGCCGGAAGGTCTCGCCGCGCTGGAGAAAGCGCACCCGGACGTAGAGCTCTACACCGCGTCCATCGACAAGGGACTGAACGAGCACGGGTACATCATCCCGGGCCTCGGCGATGCTGGCGACAAGATTTTTGGTACTAAATAA
- the uraA gene encoding uracil permease yields the protein MTRRAIGVSERPPLLQTIPLSLQHLFAMFGATVLVPVLFHINPATVLLFNGVGTLLYLFICKGKIPAYLGSSFAFISPVLLLLPLGYEVALGGFIMCGVLFCLVSFIVKKAGTGWLDVMFPPAAMGAIVAVIGLELAGVAANMAGLLPADGQAADGKVVTVSLVTLAVTVFGSVLFRGFLAIIPILIGVLVGYALSFSMGMVDTAAIAQAHWFALPTFYTPRFEWFAIFTILPAALVVIAEHVGHLVVTANIVKKDLIRDPGLHRSMFANGLSTVISGFFGSTPNTTYGENIGVMAITRVYSTWVIGGAAVIAILLSCIGKLAAAIQIIPVPVMGGVSLLLYGVIGASGIRVLIESKVDYSKAQNLILTSVILIIGVSGAKVHIGAAELKGMALATIVGICLSLIFKLISVLRPEEVVLDAEDSETPSH from the coding sequence ATGACGCGCCGTGCTATCGGGGTTAGTGAAAGACCGCCGCTTTTGCAGACCATCCCGCTTAGTTTGCAGCACCTGTTCGCCATGTTTGGCGCTACCGTGCTGGTGCCTGTGCTTTTTCATATTAACCCGGCCACGGTCCTGCTGTTTAACGGCGTCGGAACGCTGCTGTATCTGTTCATATGCAAAGGTAAAATTCCGGCGTACCTGGGCTCCAGCTTTGCCTTTATTTCTCCGGTCCTGCTGCTGCTGCCGCTGGGCTATGAGGTGGCGCTGGGCGGCTTCATTATGTGCGGCGTGCTGTTCTGCCTGGTCTCTTTTATCGTGAAGAAGGCCGGTACCGGGTGGCTGGATGTGATGTTCCCACCGGCGGCGATGGGCGCCATCGTGGCGGTTATCGGTCTGGAGCTGGCGGGCGTTGCGGCGAACATGGCGGGGCTGCTGCCGGCCGACGGCCAGGCCGCTGACGGTAAAGTAGTCACCGTTTCGCTGGTGACGCTGGCGGTCACCGTCTTTGGCTCGGTGCTGTTCCGCGGCTTTCTGGCGATTATCCCGATCCTTATCGGTGTGCTGGTCGGCTATGCGCTCTCTTTCTCCATGGGCATGGTCGATACCGCGGCTATCGCGCAGGCGCACTGGTTCGCGCTGCCGACCTTCTATACCCCGCGCTTTGAGTGGTTCGCTATCTTCACCATCCTGCCGGCGGCGCTGGTGGTTATCGCCGAACACGTAGGGCACCTGGTGGTCACCGCGAACATCGTGAAAAAAGATCTGATCCGCGACCCGGGCCTGCATCGTTCGATGTTTGCTAACGGTCTCTCCACCGTGATTTCCGGTTTCTTCGGCTCCACGCCGAACACCACCTACGGCGAGAACATCGGCGTCATGGCGATCACCCGCGTGTACAGCACCTGGGTTATCGGCGGCGCGGCGGTGATCGCGATTCTGCTGTCCTGCATCGGCAAGCTGGCGGCGGCTATCCAGATTATCCCGGTACCGGTGATGGGCGGCGTATCGCTGCTGCTGTACGGGGTGATCGGCGCTTCCGGTATCCGCGTGCTGATCGAATCCAAAGTGGACTACAGCAAAGCGCAGAACCTGATCCTGACCTCGGTGATTCTGATCATCGGCGTCAGCGGCGCGAAGGTGCACATCGGCGCGGCGGAGCTTAAGGGGATGGCGCTGGCGACCATCGTCGGGATCTGCCTGAGCCTGATCTTCAAACTGATTAGCGTCCTGCGCCCGGAAGAAGTGGTGCTGGATGCCGAGGACAGCGAGACGCCGTCCCATTGA
- a CDS encoding DnaA inactivator Hda, which translates to MNVPAQLSLPLYLPDDETFTSFWPGDNPSLLAALQTMLRQEHSGYIYLWSREGAGRSHLLHAACAELSQRGDAVGYVPLDKRTWFVPEVLEGMEHLALVCIDNIECIAGDEPWEMGIFNLYNRILESGKTRLLITGDRPPRQLKLGLADLASRLDWGQIYKLQPLSDEDKLQALQLRARLRGFEMPEDVCRFLLKRLDREMRSLFQTLDQLDRASITAQRKLTIPFVKEILKL; encoded by the coding sequence CTGAACGTACCGGCACAGCTCTCTTTGCCACTCTATCTTCCCGACGACGAGACTTTTACCAGTTTCTGGCCGGGTGATAACCCTTCTCTTCTTGCTGCCCTGCAAACGATGCTGCGTCAGGAGCATAGCGGTTACATCTATTTATGGTCGCGCGAAGGCGCGGGCCGCAGCCATTTGCTGCATGCCGCCTGTGCTGAGCTTTCCCAGCGCGGCGATGCCGTGGGCTATGTGCCGCTGGATAAGCGCACGTGGTTTGTGCCGGAGGTACTGGAAGGGATGGAGCATCTGGCGCTGGTGTGTATCGATAATATCGAATGCATCGCGGGCGACGAGCCCTGGGAGATGGGGATCTTCAACCTCTACAACCGAATCCTCGAATCGGGCAAAACCCGCCTGCTGATTACCGGCGATCGCCCGCCGCGGCAGCTGAAGCTGGGGCTGGCGGATCTCGCCTCGCGTCTCGACTGGGGGCAAATCTACAAGCTGCAGCCGCTTTCCGACGAAGACAAGCTGCAGGCGCTCCAGCTGAGAGCGCGGCTGCGCGGTTTTGAGATGCCGGAAGACGTCTGCCGCTTTCTGCTAAAGCGCCTCGATCGCGAAATGCGTTCTTTATTCCAGACGCTCGATCAGCTCGACAGGGCGTCGATTACCGCCCAGCGCAAGCTGACCATTCCGTTCGTCAAAGAGATTCTGAAGCTGTAG
- a CDS encoding leucyl aminopeptidase family protein encodes MEYRLITRLAEQPQPAHLISWPGSPLLAEVDCPALAAMVDRAAAGDIADTQFACAPFARITLIPVAAWQDALTDTLLGHLRPLFAAPASPQVLLDCTRLENASVLAKTLRFLFNLDHQLSDLGLKSQTAPTTRVTQLTGYCQPRALAELTETFRLQHAIAHGMLAARRLADIPSEQCTPQFVVEEAQRLCASWPQLRCEVLDERAIGEQGLGLLHAVGKGASRPPRLLAIHYDGRQDGPVRSYVGKGITFDTGGLWLKEGAGMYTMKYDMCGAANVLGLMLSIARLALPVRVMGVLALAENAIGPEAMQPGSVARACNGMTVEINNTDAEGRLVLADAIAWAAKRHPQTRFIIDLATLTGAVVKALGYELSGLMTQNEALRASLTAAGIASGDEVWSLPLDKRLKKQTDSAIADLCNTPGNNAAISASAAWLLHHFCPAEIPWAHLDVSGTALWREHGRSVASGRPIPLLMQHLLDDIVQ; translated from the coding sequence ATGGAATATCGTCTGATTACCCGTCTGGCGGAGCAGCCGCAGCCGGCCCATCTCATTAGCTGGCCCGGCAGCCCGCTGCTGGCGGAGGTCGACTGCCCGGCGCTTGCCGCGATGGTGGATCGCGCCGCGGCGGGCGACATCGCCGATACGCAGTTCGCCTGCGCGCCGTTCGCCCGCATCACGCTGATTCCGGTCGCCGCCTGGCAGGATGCGCTCACCGATACGCTACTCGGCCACCTGCGTCCGCTGTTTGCCGCTCCGGCTAGCCCGCAGGTGCTGCTGGACTGCACCCGGCTGGAGAACGCCAGCGTGCTGGCAAAAACCCTGCGCTTCTTGTTCAACCTCGACCATCAGCTGAGCGACCTGGGGTTAAAAAGCCAGACCGCGCCGACCACCCGCGTGACGCAGCTCACCGGCTATTGCCAGCCCCGGGCGCTGGCGGAACTTACGGAAACTTTCCGCCTGCAGCACGCTATCGCCCACGGCATGCTCGCCGCCCGCAGGCTGGCGGATATCCCGTCCGAACAGTGCACGCCGCAGTTTGTGGTGGAAGAGGCGCAGCGCCTGTGCGCCAGCTGGCCTCAGCTGCGCTGCGAGGTGCTGGACGAGCGCGCCATTGGCGAACAAGGGCTGGGGCTGCTGCACGCGGTCGGCAAAGGCGCCTCCCGCCCGCCGCGCCTGCTGGCTATCCACTACGACGGGCGACAGGACGGCCCGGTTCGCAGCTACGTGGGCAAAGGCATTACTTTTGATACCGGCGGGCTGTGGCTGAAAGAAGGCGCCGGCATGTACACCATGAAGTACGACATGTGCGGCGCCGCCAACGTGCTCGGGCTGATGCTCAGCATCGCCCGCCTCGCCCTGCCGGTGCGGGTCATGGGCGTGCTGGCGCTGGCGGAAAACGCCATTGGCCCTGAGGCGATGCAGCCGGGAAGCGTGGCCCGCGCCTGCAACGGCATGACGGTGGAAATCAACAATACCGATGCCGAAGGGCGGCTGGTGCTGGCGGACGCCATCGCCTGGGCGGCGAAGCGCCATCCGCAGACCCGCTTTATTATCGATCTGGCGACGCTGACCGGCGCGGTGGTAAAAGCGCTTGGCTACGAGCTCAGCGGGCTGATGACCCAGAATGAGGCGCTACGCGCCTCCCTGACCGCGGCAGGTATCGCCAGCGGCGATGAGGTGTGGTCGCTGCCGCTGGATAAACGGCTGAAAAAACAAACCGACAGCGCCATTGCTGACCTGTGCAACACGCCGGGCAACAACGCCGCCATCAGCGCTTCCGCCGCCTGGCTGCTGCACCATTTTTGCCCGGCGGAGATCCCGTGGGCGCATCTTGACGTCAGCGGCACGGCGCTGTGGCGCGAGCATGGCCGCAGCGTGGCCTCGGGCAGGCCGATCCCGCTGCTGATGCAGCATTTGCTTGATGATATCGTGCAGTGA